A stretch of DNA from Natrinema halophilum:
ACTCGTCGTGATAGACGAAAATCGGCAGATCGTAGCCGTCACAGGAAACGTCCTCGACGTGCGGGTCGTGCATTATCGGATCGAGACGACCGTATCCGCGAAAGTCGCGGTGGATGTAATAGAACAATCGGTAGAACGTCGCCGCGTCGATTTCGACGCCGTACTGTTCGAGGGAATCGCGGATCGTCTTCCGCAGCAGTTCCTCGATGTCGCCGCCTTCGTCGTCGCGGTACAGTAGCGGATCGCGGACGTCTTCGAACAGCGACTCGAGAAGAACGCGTTCGTCCTCGCGAAGGGGTGGCTCGACGGTATGATACCGGTGTTCGTTCGCTTCGTGATCGTACCCAATCGAGATGAACGAAAACGGTGCATCGACCCAGTAGCGCTCGACCTCTTCGATGCCGTCCGGGACGTCGAACGTAACCAGCGGACCGTGGGTGGATGGGTCGTACTCGCCGACATCGACGGTCGATCCCTGGAGCGTCTCGAGGAGACGACGGATCGTACGCCGAGCCGCGTCGATCATCGACTCGCGGTGAGACTCGTCACCGCCGGATATTTGCGGTGGGTCACCGTCAGCCGTCGCTGATGTGTTCTCGGGTGGACGGGTACCGACGTCATCGCTGTCATCTCGAGTGACGGCCGACTCGCTGTAATCTGGGGGCTCCATTGAACGCAGGTTTCGTGACATGTCCGGACGCGACCGTGATAAATGAGACGGCCGACTCGGCAGTTGAACCAGCCGTCGTGGGAGGCGGAGTTTTCACTCAGATCGCTTAACTGTCGTGCGTTACGTTCATACCCCGGGAGTCCGAAGCAACGTGTACGGAATGAGGCGCGAGCACTTCACGTTAAACGTAACCAACATCGACTGGGTCGAGACCGACGACACGCCTGAAAAACCTTCGGTATCGATCGATTTCACCGGCCCGGCAACGATGCTTCGCAAGCGCCTGACTGGTCCCGACGACCACGTTCTCGAGGCGAGCGAAACGGACGCGGCCCTCAGATTACAGGGACCGATCGGGGACGCCACCACAGGTGTAGTGAGCGTAACTAACCGCATCACCGGTGAGTTCATCCTCGAACTCAACGAAGATGCCGACGACGTTCTCCAGTTTATTCGGGCTGCGCGAGGATACGGTGAGTCTACTGGAGACGACGATGGACGGTACGAAGTCGAAATCACGCTCGACGACGAACCGTTCGTTACATACGATAAACGAACGTTTCTCGTTTACGACGACGAGGGGAGTCTCCTCCGCCAGCACAGCTTAATTCCAAGCGGCGTGGAATTGTAATACTCCCCCGGTACGCGTTTTCTCTTTACTGAGACCGGACCGGCAACTATAAGTGATTTAGGCGTGCCTAAAGTAAGTGTGCGCCGGCCAGCGCCGGGGAACCGATACATGTCGAACGGACAACTGCTTACGACGGCGGTCGAGGAACGAACCCAGGAACCGACGACCAAGAAGACGGTTCTCGAACTCGACGGTATTACGAAGCAATACGGCAGCGAGGAGGTCATCGGCGACCTTTCGCTGTCGGTCCGCGACGGCGAAATTCTGACGTTACTCGGTCCCTCAGGCTGTGGGAAGACGACCACGCTTCGACTGATCGCCGGCCTCGAGAAACCCAACGCGGGACGGATCAGCCTGCAAAATCGGACCGTTTCGGGTGACGAGCGCTTTGTCCCGCCGGAGGATCGCGACGTCGGCGTCGTCTTTCAGGACTTCGCGCTCTTCCCGCATCTGACCGCCCGCGAAAACGTCGCCTTCGGTATACAAGATCGGGACGAGGCCGACCGTGCGGCCCGGGTCGACGACCTCCTCGACCTCGTCGGTCTCGAGGCCCACGGCGATCACTATCCGGACGAACTTTCCGGCGGTCAACAACAACGGATCGCTCTCGCGCGCTCGCTGGCACCCGAACCCGAGATGCTATTGCTCGACGAACCGTTCTCGAGTCTGGACGTCGACCTGCGCGTCGAAATGCGCGAGGAGGTACGCCGAATCATCAAAGAGACCGGCGTCACTGCCATCTCAGTCACGCACGATCAGGAGGAAGCGCTTTCGATTTCCGATCGTGTCGCCGTGATGAACGACGGTACCATCGAACAGATCGATACCCCGCAGCAGGTCTTTCAGCAACCGATGTCCCGGTTCGTCGCCGGCTTCCTCGGACACGCCAGTTTTCTCCCGGGCGAGGTCCACGGGGATAGCGTCGACACTTCGCTCGGCCGCGTCCTCCGTGACGACGTTCACGGACTGGCCCACGAATACGACGGTTCGACGGTCGACCTTCTCGTTCGTCCTGACGACGTAACGGCGTACCCCGCGGAGGATGAAGAGGCGGACGGCCGCGTCGTGTATCGGCGCTATCTCGGACCGACCGTTCTTTACCGAGTCGAGCTCGACGACGGTGAAACCATCGAGTGTATGCACAATCACTCCGACCGGATCGATCTGGACGAACGCGTCGGCGTCCGGGTCACCGCAGACCACGAACTCGCCTGGTTCCCCGCAGACCATCGCGAGGACGGAGACGGGGGAGCAGACGCGGCCCCTGCCGGTGCCGACTGATCGACAGCCGTTTTTGCCTATTCGCAACCCGTCCGGTCTATAGTCACTTCCTCTCCGCCGTAATTCGTTCGAATAGTTACTTTGATGAGTATTCAATTTAGACATAATTTCATGACCGATATAAGACAACTTTCGACCTACTGCGGTATCGCCGCACCGATCATGTCAGTGGGCGCGGTCACTCTGGCAACTATTCTCGCGCCACCCGAGACGTTTACCTGGGCGGAACGGTCGCTCTCGAGCATGGGCCGATACGGAGCCCCGACGTTCCCGCTGTTCAACGGGGGATTGATCGCGAGTGGACTCCTCGGATCTCCTTTCGTCTGGCGGCTCTGGATAGCGAGCCGCAACACCGTCGAGCGAGTCGGGATTGTCCTCCTCGCGATAACTGTAGTCGGTATGATCGGTGTCGGCGTCTTCTTTCTCGACCACAACGAACTCTATCTCGATACGAGCCTCCACGGGCTCGCAGCGTTGACCGTGTTCGGCGTCGCCCCGTTTGCGAGCTGGGTCTACGCCACCGGCGCTACACTGGCCAAGGATGCGCTGCTTGCGATCACGTCGTTCTGGCTCGGAATCGTCCACCTGCTGGGCTGGCTGGGCTGGTTGGTGTTACCCGGCGGCGGGTTCGACACCTGGTTGTGGTTCGCGGTTCCCGAATTTGTCGCTTCCGTCGCGTTTGGCGGTTGGGTTTTGATACTCGCCGTTGTTACCCTTCGCCGCGAGGAGCACGGGAGTTCCGAACCCGCCGCCGTAGATTTGTGACAGCCGGCCACACAACGCTTAAATCGAAACCGTCCTTACAAGCGCGTATGCACAAAGACGAACTTCTCGAGCTCCACGAAGAACTCGTCGTCATTATGGAGTACTTTTCGGAGCGCGAGGAGGTCGACGAAACGTTGTTCGATCCGTACCGCCAGCTCGACGTCGATCCTTCGCACGTCCACAAGTCGAAAAGCGAACACAAACACGCTGTATTTGTCCTCGGCAATGCGTTGGCCAGCGCGATGAGCGAGGACGAATTCTCGAGCGCGGGCCGGATCGGCAAGCGAATGAAGGAACTCGCCGAGGACGCTGAATCGAAAATATAGAAAATCTAGACGCTTTCTAGGCGAAACGTATTTGGTCCGGTTCCCGCTTGTTGACGTATGGACTCGCGCACGCACGAGCGCGTCGAGGAGTGGGATTCACGCCCGTTCAGCGGTGGTTTCGACGGGCTTTCCGATCTCGCTGCTACTGAATTCTCGGGTGCTGTCTCGGCGGCTGGCACGTGGCTCTTTATGCTCAATGGCCGTGTTGTTGGCGTCTTCGACGGCGATATCGAAGACTTCGAAACCGCCTCGGGGACGCGGTACGATGCACCTCACCCGTCACTCCCGTTACTCTGTGTGATGGAAGAACGCGGCGGCGACACTCGAGCGAATTACTATACGAACGAGACGCCGATCCAGGAGGTAGACGAAACGCTTCAGAACGGCTCGTTTACCGGATACGTCGAACTAAGCGAGAACGTACTCAGCGGGGACTATTATGCGGTCTACTACGGCGGACGTCGCATGGCCGCCGCGTACATCGGCAACGCCGAGCGGCTACTCACCGGCGATGAAGCCTTCGACCGCGCAGCTGACGAAGTCGGAATCTACGAGGTCGTCGACGTCGACATCGACGTCACGGACGTTCCAGAGCCGGCAGACGGCGATGGCAACACGAAAGACGCAAGCGTCACCTCCGACGACATAACGGATGCCGGTTCCGGTTCCGAATCCGATCCCGCTCTAGGGACCGGAACCGACGGGGAATCCTCAGATATCGAGGTCGGCATCCCTGGTGGGGACAACGCAGGATCTGGTTCAACCGACGATTCACCGTCGTCCTCGATCGAACCGATTAACATTTCTGGTGACGATCCGACGGCCAACGATACCGACGCAGGACCCGACCCGACCGAAGATGTAGCTGTCGACGATACTCCGACGAGTCCGTCCGATATCGACCTCACGGAGGACCCCACAGATATCACTCCGAACGGACCGTCCGCTCAGGACTCGGATTCCACTTCCGCCGGCATCACTGGTGGGGAATCACCCGCTGATCCGTATCCAGATTCGGATTCGATCACTTCGGACGACGGGAGCGGACCCGAGGGACAGACGGAAACGAACGAACCAGAACAGGCCGAGGAAGCGGGCGACGACGCTGTTTCTTCCGCACCGGCCGAGACGGCATCTTCGCCCTCGCAGCCGGATTCCACCCCTGCCGCCGTCTCGGAAAACGAGACCGCGACGACAGATAGCACGTCAGTGGACAGCAATACCGACGCCGACGACGCAGAATCGACGGCGGTCGAGGTCGAAGGACCGACAGATCCAGACCTCGAGGAGGTCGAGGCTGCAGCCGAAGAGTTAGACCGACACATCTCCTGGGTCGAAGAGGACGACGAAGACGACGTCACGCAAGCCGACAACGAGGACGCACAAAGCGAGGAGCGAG
This window harbors:
- a CDS encoding DUF998 domain-containing protein, with the protein product MTDIRQLSTYCGIAAPIMSVGAVTLATILAPPETFTWAERSLSSMGRYGAPTFPLFNGGLIASGLLGSPFVWRLWIASRNTVERVGIVLLAITVVGMIGVGVFFLDHNELYLDTSLHGLAALTVFGVAPFASWVYATGATLAKDALLAITSFWLGIVHLLGWLGWLVLPGGGFDTWLWFAVPEFVASVAFGGWVLILAVVTLRREEHGSSEPAAVDL
- a CDS encoding UPF0058 family protein; the protein is MHKDELLELHEELVVIMEYFSEREEVDETLFDPYRQLDVDPSHVHKSKSEHKHAVFVLGNALASAMSEDEFSSAGRIGKRMKELAEDAESKI
- a CDS encoding ABC transporter ATP-binding protein — translated: MSNGQLLTTAVEERTQEPTTKKTVLELDGITKQYGSEEVIGDLSLSVRDGEILTLLGPSGCGKTTTLRLIAGLEKPNAGRISLQNRTVSGDERFVPPEDRDVGVVFQDFALFPHLTARENVAFGIQDRDEADRAARVDDLLDLVGLEAHGDHYPDELSGGQQQRIALARSLAPEPEMLLLDEPFSSLDVDLRVEMREEVRRIIKETGVTAISVTHDQEEALSISDRVAVMNDGTIEQIDTPQQVFQQPMSRFVAGFLGHASFLPGEVHGDSVDTSLGRVLRDDVHGLAHEYDGSTVDLLVRPDDVTAYPAEDEEADGRVVYRRYLGPTVLYRVELDDGETIECMHNHSDRIDLDERVGVRVTADHELAWFPADHREDGDGGADAAPAGAD
- a CDS encoding DUF5793 family protein is translated as MRREHFTLNVTNIDWVETDDTPEKPSVSIDFTGPATMLRKRLTGPDDHVLEASETDAALRLQGPIGDATTGVVSVTNRITGEFILELNEDADDVLQFIRAARGYGESTGDDDGRYEVEITLDDEPFVTYDKRTFLVYDDEGSLLRQHSLIPSGVEL